From Archaeoglobus sulfaticallidus PM70-1:
GAAAAGAGGTCATAAAGAGGGAGAAGGAAAAGCTTGGAAAGTGGACGAAAGGCGAGAAGATTGTCATGATCGTTTTTGTGCTGACAGCCCTCGCATGGATCAACAGCAGTCCGAAGAATCTGGGTGGAATGATCGTGCCGGGTATAAGGACATACCTGCCATTCGTTAACGACTATGTCATCGCGATGCTGTCAGCCATAGCACTCTTTCTGATTCCAGTTGACATGAAGCGTGGTGAGTTCGCTCTTGACTGGGATCATGCAAAGGAGATACCCTGGGGCATCCTGCTGCTCTTTGGTGGAGGTATCGCCCTCTCCGGAGCTTTTACGAAGAGTGGTCTGGCTGTGTGGGTTGGTGAACAGCTGCTGTTCCTCAAGGGGATGCATCCGATAGTTGTGCTTGCAGTTATAACAACTCTGGTCATCTTCCTGACCGAGATGACCTCGAATACAGCGATAACAACACTGATGATGCCCATTATGGCATCATTCGCTCTGGCGATGGGTGTTGATCCGAGAGGTTTCATGGTGGCGGCAGCACTCGCAGCGAGCTATGCATTCATGCTCCCGGTTGCAACTCCTCCGAATGCCATCGTTTTCGGAACTGGATATGTTACAATACCGCAGATGGCGAGAAATGGATTTCTGCTTAACCTGATAGGGATAGTCCTGCTGACAATTGCCTGCTACACGCTGGTTTCAGCGGTTCTTGGTATAAACTGGTTCGTAACACCGCAATGGGTAAGCCCATAACTTGTTTAACTTGTTTTTTAATTTTATTTTTATTATATTGTCAGAAATTCTGCCAACCCTCAAAACCAATTGGCTAATGTTATTCAAGCAGAATCAGGCCAACTAGTTTTTTATCTCCAATTTTAACACCCAGATCTGATATGTTAATGCCTAAGGATGAGAGTGTTGGCCTCGCTTGACAGGTAGAATCAGGATCGCAGCTATCGCACAAATCGCACCCACCGGGAAAAACTGTGAAGATCATAGGATAACTGTTGAGTAGTTTCGCCTCGAGCCTGATCAGGAGCCTCTGCACTGCAATCTTGGTAGCCATATAGTTCTGACCAAACGGGACCTTGATGATAAAACCCAGCTTGTAAGCTTTCAGGAATCTCTCTGCCTCATCTATGCCCGGAACAAATGGTGGACATGACTTCCTTTTACCATAGTATTCGCATCCAAACATGCACTTCCATCTCGCTCTGAGATCTGGTTTTGGAAATCTGAACTCATCTATGCTGTAATCTATGCTGAACTTTTCTTCCTCGATTATTTCATCAATAATCTTTGAAAGCTCGTCAGCATTCATATTGGCATTCATAAAATGAAAAATCAAAAATTAGATTTTTCTCCTGTCGATAACCCTTTTGGCTTTACCCTCGAACCTCTGCAATGTTCCGGGGTTCACGAGTTCAACCCTAGCCCACACATTGAGGGAACTCTTTAATTCCTCTGCTATGAGCTTCTCCAGCCTCAGTATATCTGAAACCTTATCCACCATGGATTCGTCCTTAAGCTCGATCTGAATCGTCATTACATCGAGTTCATTCTCTCTATCTAAATAGATCATGTAGTGTTCTCCAACTTCGGGAATCTGCATCAGCGTGTGCTCTATCTGGCTCGGAAAGACATTAACACCTCTGACTATGATCATGTCATCGCTTCTTCCCATGATCCTCATGATTCTCGGGTGGGTTCTTCCGCAGGCGCACTTTTCCTCCTCGAATGAGGTTATGTCTCCAGTTCTCCACCTTATTAGCGGCAGAGCCTCTTTTGTGAGGGTTGTTACGACAAGCTCTCCCTTCTCTCCCTCACCAAGCTGCTCTCCAGTCTCCGGGTCGATTATCTCGATCAGGAACATATCCCCCCAGATGTGCAGGCCTTGCTTCTCTATACATTCAGTGAACAGTGGCCCACTGAGTTCTGAAGTTCCGTACACATCGTAAGCTGTGATCCCAGTTTTTTCCTCAATCCTCTTTCTCGTCTCCTCACTCCATGGCTCCGCACCGAATATACCCATCCTGAGCTTTGTCTCCTCAAAGCTCACCCCTTTGTTCATCATGTATTCCGCGATATAGAGCATGTATGAGGGGGTGCAGGCTATTACCGTTGTCTTCAGATCTTTCATCAGTTCAATCTGTCTCTGGGTGTTTCCAGCAGAAACAGGAATAACGCTCGCTCCAAGCTTTTCAGCAGCATAGTGGAATCCCAGACCACCAGTAAAAAGCCCGTATCCATAGGCTATTTGCATTATGTCGCTTCTCTCAACACCGCATGAGTTCAGAGCCCTGCAGAGGCTCTCAACCCA
This genomic window contains:
- a CDS encoding DUF2284 domain-containing protein, with the translated sequence MNADELSKIIDEIIEEEKFSIDYSIDEFRFPKPDLRARWKCMFGCEYYGKRKSCPPFVPGIDEAERFLKAYKLGFIIKVPFGQNYMATKIAVQRLLIRLEAKLLNSYPMIFTVFPGGCDLCDSCDPDSTCQARPTLSSLGINISDLGVKIGDKKLVGLILLE
- a CDS encoding phenylacetate--CoA ligase family protein, coding for MFWNPSIEKMPLKDLKELQERRLRAIIHHAYTNSPYYRKRFKDAGINPWDISGIKDLPNLPFTVKQDLRDSYPTGMFAVPISQVVRFHASSGTTGKPTVVGYTENDIRNWVESLCRALNSCGVERSDIMQIAYGYGLFTGGLGFHYAAEKLGASVIPVSAGNTQRQIELMKDLKTTVIACTPSYMLYIAEYMMNKGVSFEETKLRMGIFGAEPWSEETRKRIEEKTGITAYDVYGTSELSGPLFTECIEKQGLHIWGDMFLIEIIDPETGEQLGEGEKGELVVTTLTKEALPLIRWRTGDITSFEEEKCACGRTHPRIMRIMGRSDDMIIVRGVNVFPSQIEHTLMQIPEVGEHYMIYLDRENELDVMTIQIELKDESMVDKVSDILRLEKLIAEELKSSLNVWARVELVNPGTLQRFEGKAKRVIDRRKI